Part of the Ornithodoros turicata isolate Travis chromosome 6, ASM3712646v1, whole genome shotgun sequence genome, gcaCAGAAGATGattgcaagccatgcacatgcggcccgcgtgtgtgagagccctgattacTCTGATCTAAGCATTCCTtcatcttaaagggactatgaaacgatttttttcttcgtttcgttcgaaagaagacatttttctgagtctagaaccgaaattttactttcgtcgcgcgagcggatttctcgggagcgaatttaaacgtagcggcgaagggaggacaactggcgccgcgccgtgacgagctgccgagcggagacacaacgggtaacttgacgcgaccacggccggctcagcaacacgtcatcgtgacgtgttgccgagccgaggaatcccgccaggagcatgcgccgtaggatcccgcgtatgcgttcatcgggagtggaaatctccatgacagcagctttcgcgcgatcggcagatttcggcagtggcggcagccacagcgcgagctcgcggcattacttgccattgtgcaacaccggtgacgtaacggggaaccgaagagcggtccgtacagttacaccatcggcagggaaatatgcgcgggagagggggaacgcggaagagacatttccagcgcgcgctcctcgcagagtggagcgatttcgtccggaaaaatttgtggcatattagtttctctgcgggaagaacagtttccagcgaaaaaaagtatgggggttcgggaaatttcatagtccctttaagcgagaaatacataatgtactcgagggcgcgtagaacttgtttagcgttatctccaaatctgctaatgaacaactttatttttgacattggggtgtctaatcgccaccggcgatatcagggatttccctacattTCCCTATGGAGGGTGTACACCTTCCCTGAATTTtggcaacacccccccccctcccttgaaatttctcaggtgaccccacccagctcggccaccaacacgttctggtagtgagtccggcgcagcgaattacactGTAGCTGCGCTACAATAAACGAGGTCCGATACAAGTGTTGGCCAAAGGAAGAATGATATTTTAATGAACTGCGGGTGCGCTCGACACCAACGCTCGAGGTAAGAACTCGCGGGGCAACAAGCGATGTCAATGATAGTGAAGTTGGCCGCTACAAGGGTTCCCCCCTGCGGCGGAGGGACTGTCCTGTAGTCCGGGTTGTGGAGGGTTGAACGAGAGGTGAAGTCCAGCGAACGTGGCGTGTTGGCGGACGCGCGCGTCGGTGACCGCTGGTAGCAATGGGCAGTGCAGCAGGGGAGGGAAGGTGGGTTGTGGGCGCGGGGGTGCGTCGATGTCCGAGAGGTGGGCGGGTTTCAGCCGGGCCAAGGTAATGGTGTCGGGACCGCGCGGCAGCTGCATCTCGAAGTATTTGTCGGCACGGTGAAGTACCCTAAAGGGGCCATCATATGGTGGCTGAACGGGTGCGCGAAGGGTGTCACGTCGGACGAAAACATGTGTTGCCGTGTCCAGGTCAGGGCTACAGATATGGTGCGGGAACGGCGAGGGGTCCGAGGAGGTGTTGCGACCATGTCGCGGAATATCGAACGTAGGCGGTCGAGATAAGAGGAGGGGTCGGGCACAGCTGACGAATCGACGGGTGTGAAGAAAGCTCCGGGCAGCCGTAGGGGCGAGTCGTACACGAGGTCGGCTGAAGAGCAGCGCAGGTCTGTCTTCACGGAGGAGCGGATGCCTAGGAGCTCAAGGGGAAGACGATCCAGCCAGGGTCGCGTATCGTTCGCGACACAGAGGGCTGCCTTGCGTTGCCTGGGCAGACGTTGAATGATACCATTGGTGACGGGGTGGTAAGCGGTGGTACGTATGTGCTTGATGCCGAGCAGGTGGCAGAGCTCCCTGAAGAGGTGGCAGTCGCCGGTAGATTTTGGAACCATATGAAGAGGTGAGGACCATGGGCTGGAAGATGGTCTGATGATACCTAGGTCCAACATATGGTCGAATTCTTGCTTCGCAATACGCAAGCGCTCGGGCGCCAGCCGGCGGGGACGGGCGGGTATGGGTGGTCCTTTGGTGACTATGTAATGGACGGTGTCGTGCTTGGAAGGAGCGTCTGCTGCTGGAGGGCGTAAGATGGCAGGAAAGTCACTGACGATGTCTGCGAAAGGGCTGGGGTCGGGCAGGCGGAGCGTAGGACTGAGGGCGCGGATAGCAGACGGAAAACCGCGGACCTCAAGCAGTGTGGTGTTGTCCACCAGACGACTGCGACGAATATCCACCAGTAGGTCGAAGTGGTTCAAGAAGTCGACGCCGATGATCGCGTAGGGAAGGTCGGCGATAACGAAGAGCCAGCGGAAAATGCGGCGAAGACCGATGTTTAAGGTGAGCGATCGGTGCCCATATGTGCCAATTTTCGACTGATTAACGGCTTGTAGCGTATACTCCGGGGAATGGCGCATCTTGTCGTGACGTGTCAGAGGAATAATACTAACGTCGGCGCCGGTGTCGACGAGGAATCGTCTGCCAGTCTCGCGATCCGTGATGTAGAACAAGTGGCTGTCGCGGTCCCCAACCAttccagccgttaatggttgggaCTTCCGTTCCCCTGCAATGAGCACGGCGATTTGCAGTTGCGGGCAGCGACTCCAAAGGTGTCATGGTACCAGCAGTACCCATTGGCAGGAGAAGGAGAGCTGTGGTATCGGTGGCGGCGATATGTAGGAGAATAAGCTCTGGGTGGATGGGAGATAGCAGCGACTTCGACGCGAAGCGCCTGAACTGCGGCTTGCAAATGCTGGACAGTGGAAGTCAAGGTCGCGATAGTGGGATCTGGTAGGGGGAAAGGGGCAGCATCGTATGACAGCCGGGTGGGATAACTTGACTGGGAGGTCTGGCTCGACGCAGCAAGAACGGGAAGGCCCTGCAGGTCCATAATACGGTCGGCCGTTTTGGCTAGTTCATCGAGAGATGTGAGTTCGGCAGCAGCCAATATGAGCCTGACATGGTGGGGTAGGCGCTGTAGGAAGAGCTCACGTAGTATGACATCATCAGCGGAAGTATCTCCCAGGAGTTGGCGCATGCGGCGCAAGAGGTGGGTGGGCTTACGATCTCCGAGCTCCTCGCTAGTGAGCAATTGCTGCAAGCGTCGTTGTTCCGAAGCGGCCGTGCGGCGGATTAGCTCGGTCTTTAAGGTGTCGTACGGAGTCTCAGAGGGTGGCTGAAGAATAAGGTCGC contains:
- the LOC135397514 gene encoding uncharacterized protein LOC135397514, which gives rise to MLVSLFLARLRVEVTSAGRRITSQLSKFSYVVSHLPPEAAAEVRDLILQPPSETPYDTLKTELIRRTAASEQRRLQQLLTSEELGDRKPTHLLRRMRQLLGDTSADDVILRELFLQRLPHHVRLILAAAELTSLDELAKTADRIMDLQGLPVLAASSQTSQSSYPTRLSYDAAPFPLPDPTIATLTSTVQHLQAAVQALRVEVAAISHPPRAYSPTYRRHRYHSSPSPANGYCWYHDTFGVAARNCKSPCSLQGNGSPNH